TCGCGACCCATGAAGCGACCGAACGCTCGATCCGCGAAATGATGCTCCGGCTTGAAACGCTCTCCCCGGTTCTTGAAGCTCCGTTTATGATACGGATCGTATAAGCGGAGCGCTCCGCTCCCCTCTTCTTTTCCACCTTAATAAAAATTTAACATAAATTAATGTAACATACGCGTCCACTTTGCACACTCGGACACACAGGTTGAATGTTTCTCACTGTGTTTGACGCAGTCAGAAGTATTGGTGAGGTTTCGACCCACCTACGAGGGCAAGTGACCTAAATGAACGGAGCCTACCGATGAAAGTACGTTCTTCAGTGAAGAAAATGTGCGACGATTGCAAAATCATCAAGCGCAAAGGGGTAGTTCGCGTAATCTGCAAAACCCCAAAACATAAACAAAGACAAGGATAAGCATGGCACGTATTGCTGGTGTAGACTTACCTAAGAAAAAACGGATCGAGTACGGTCTGACCTATATCTACGGGATCGGACTTCATACGTCTCGCAAAATTTTGGATGCGACAGGGATCGATTACAATAAACGTGTATACGAACTCTCAGAAGACGAAGCGGCAACTATCGCCAAAGAGATCCGCAACAGCGGTATCGCGGTTGAGGGGGACCTTCGTAAAGAAGTCGCTATGGATATCAAAGCGTTGATGGATCTGGGTTCATACCGTGGTCTTCGTCACCGTAAAGGTCTTCCATGCCGCGGACAGAAAACGAAAACCAATGCACGCACACGCAAAGGTAAAAAGAAAACTGTCGGCTCGGCCACAAAGTAAGGGATTAGAGTATGGCAAAAAGAAAAGCAACCCGTAAAAAAATCGTTAAAAAGAATATTGCCAAAGGTATCGTGCATATCCTGGCTTCATTCAATAACACCCTCGTAACCGTCACCGACGAAATGGGGAACATGATCGCATGGAGTTCGGCAGGAAGCCTTGGTTTCAAAGGTTCTAAAAAATCGACTCCGTTCGCTGCGCAACAAGCAGTCGAAGCGGCAATGGAAAAAGCTATGGTCCACGGAATCAAAGAAGTGGGAATTAAAGTTCAAGGTCCTGGTTCAGGACGTGAAACTGCAGTTAAAAGTGTCGGCGCTATCGAGGGCGTACGCGTTTCTTTCATGAAAGACGTTACTCCTCTGCCACACAATGGATGTCGTGCGCCTAAGCGCCGTCGCGTGTAAGGAGGTTTGTAATGGCAAGATATAGAGGACCCGTAGAAAAAATCGAAAGAAGATTCGGAGTAAGCCTTGGACTTAAAGGTGAACGCCGTCTAGCAGGTAAAAGTGCCCTTGACAAACGTCCGTACGGACCTGGCCAGCATGGTCAGCGCCGCACTAAAATCTCAGAGTACGGTACACAGCTTCGCGAAAAACAAAAAGCGAAATTCATGTACGGTCTGAGCGAAAAACAGATGCGTTCACTGTTCGCCGAAGCGAAACGCCGCACGGGTAACACCGGTACCAACCTGGTAATTCTCCTTGAGCAGCGCCTTGACAACGTTGTCTACCGCATGGGCTTCGCGACAACTCGTCGTTTCGCTCGCCAGCTGGTCAACCACGGCCACATTCTGGTAGACGGAAAACGTGTTGATATCCCTTCTTACCGTGTAAAACCGGGCCAAAAAGTGGAAATTCACGAGAAAAGCAAAAAGAACAACCAGATCGTTCGTGCGGTTGAATTGACTAACCAAACCGGCCTTGCTCCATGGGTTGATATCGACCAGGACAAAGTTTTCGGTATCTTTACACGTCTTCCTGAGCGTGAAGAAGTTGTGATCCCTGTTGAGGAACGTCTAATCGTCGAGCTTTACTCGAAATAATCATTAAAGAAAGGGCGCTCAGCATGAAAAAAATTAAAACATCACCGCTTCTTCCGAAAGAGTTTGTCGTCGAGCAAATCAACGCGAACGAAGCGAACATTATTGCCTATCCGTTTGAAACCGGTTTTGCGGTTTCACTCGCCCACCCACTGCGCCGCTTTTTGCTCAGCAGTTCCGTGGGATATGCTCCGATCGGAATCAAAATCGAAGGGGCAAAGCATGAGTTTGACTCAGTACGCGGGATGCTCGAAGACATTTCGGATTTCATCATCAACCTCAAAGGGGTACGTTTCAAACTGAAAAACGGCCTCAAAGAAAAAGAGATCACCTACAGTTTCGCAGGCCCTTGCGAAATCAGTGGACGCGATCTGGACAATGATGATGTCGAAGTGGTAACGCCGAACGCGTTTTTGGCCACGCTGAACGAAGATGCGAATCTGAACTTCACGGTCAAAATCCATCAGGGTATCGGATACGTTCCGAGCGAAGACGTCCGTGATATGCTGGGTGAAGGTTTCATCGCGCTCGACGCGTTCTTCACACCGGTACGCCGCGCGACCTATTCGATCGAAAACGTCCTTGTCGAAGACAACCCTAACTTCGAAAAAGTGATCATCAACATCGTAACTGACGGTCAGATTACCCCGGTTGATGCGTTTAAAAACGCATTGGAAGTGATGTACGCTCAAATGGCTGTATTCAACAGTGAAGTGAGCATCAAAGCTCCTGCCGTGTCTGAGCGCGCCGACGAGCATCCCGAACTCAAACGTTTGGGCGCACGTATCGAAGAACTCGGGCTGAGTGCCCGCAGTTTCAACTGTCTGGACCGCTCGAACATCAAATACATCGGCGAAATCGTCATGATGAGCCAGAATGATTTGAAAGAGGTTAAAAACCTCGGTAAAAAATCGTTCGAAGAGATTTTGGAAAAAATCAATGAGTACGGTTATACCGTCGGTCAAGAATTGAGCGATGACCTGGTCAGCGCGATCAAAAAGAAAATTGAAGCTGAATAAGCTTAGAAAACAAGAGGAAGTATCTTATGAGACATCGTCACGGATACCGCAAACTCGGTCGGACAAGCGCGCACCGCGCTGCTTTGTTGAAAAACCTGAGCATTGCGTTGATTGAAAACGGCAAAATCGAAACGACTTTGGTGAAAGCCAAAGAACTCCGCTCTTTCGCGGAAAAACTGATTACAACCGCACGTGCGGGTGACGCAAACGCGCACCGCGCCATTTTCGCGGTTCTTCAGAACAAAGAAGCGACAAAAACTCTGATGAACGAAGTCGCTCCCAAATACACCGAGCGCAACGGCGGTTATACCCGTATCGTTAAAACTCGTATCCGCCGCGGTGACGCTACGCCGATGGCATACATTGAACTCGTATAACGAGTTCAATACCCACCCGCTTAAATCGAGCTTCGCTCTAAAACTATCACAATGCTATTAGTCCTTGTTTAGCCCTTTTTTCCTATTATAATAGACACTTTATTATCCCGTGTATCAAAGGCATGCAAACAATGATTCCATTTACCGATGAAGAATTAATCCAACCGGTCAGCCGCGTTATCGATAAAATCCGGCCTTCTCTTGCCCTTGACGGAGGGGATATAGCCTTTTTGACCGTCAAAAACGGAACGATTTATGTACAGCTGCAAGGGGCGTGTGTCGGATGCGCCAGCAGCGGCAATACACTCAAATACGGCGTAGAACGGCAGCTCCGTATGGATATTCACCCCGAACTGGTGGTGATAAACGTTCCGCACGGCATGGAAAATCAGATCGACGCATTATGATTTCGCGGCGGATGTCGATATAGTATTAAACTCCAGGAGGGATTATTTATGAAAACGATCCAATTATCCAAAACCCTCAAACAAGCCAACGACTATTTTCTCGCAGGACAGTATACGGATGCGCTCAGAGAATATTCTCTGGCGCTCAAAGACTATCCCGATTGCAAAGAAGCCTATAACGGCGCGATCCTCTCTGATATGGCGATGGGAGGCGAAGCCGGGGCGGAGGCACTGTTTGACTATTACACCATTTTGCGCAGCGAAGACGCCGAACAGGCGGACATTGTCATTTCCGAGATTCTCGAAACGATGGACGGGACACTCGAACAGCTCTCCGGCCTATTCGACGAAACAATCAAGCAGCGTCTGGCGTACGAAGACGGTATTATGTACAACGAGTTCAAGGAACTGGTGAAAGACGACAGCGATTTTAACCGCATTTTCGAAAACATCATGTTCTCAACCCGTGTTATTATTACGGAAAAAGAAGATTTCGTCGACTTTTTGGACAACCTGATCGATCACGGATACAAAGAGATGGCTTTGAGCTACCTCGAAAGCGCCCTTGGCGTCTATCCGAACGATCGTCAGTTGCGCAATCTCCTTCGACGGCTTGCCAAAGGGAACAATCTTGAAAATTGAAGTCAACGCTCCGGGATTTCGCTACATCAGCGAAAACTCGGCTGAATGCGGCAGCGACTGCGCATTCGTCCTTACCAAACAAAACGAAAAATACGCCGAAGACGCTCGAAGCAGAGGAACGGCCGCATTCATCACGCCGAGCGAAGCATGGGAACTTCTGGGGCTGGGGCGGATCAAAGTCATCGGCATTACCGGCACCAACGGGAAGACGACGACGGCAAGCGCCATTTACTCGTTGCTTCTTGATCTGGGGCATAAAGCGGCGATGCAGGGGACGCGCGGCTTTTTTATGAACGATGCCCCCGTAGAGGGAAAAACACTCACGACTCCCACCGTCCTCAATACCTATCGGCACATGCTCGAAGCGATCAGGGCGGGTTGCGGCTATTTTGTGATGGAAGTGAGTTCCCATGCGATCGAGCAGGAACGGATCGCGGGGATCGCGTTCGATCTGAAAATCCTCACCAACATCACCCAAGACCACCTCGATTACCATGAAAGCCTCGAGGAATACGTCCGGGTCAAAAACCTTTTTTTCGCCGACGAAGCGCGGAAGCTCATCAACAAAGACGAGCCCAAAGCGCAGTTCAACATCAAAAACGCCTACACCTACGGCGTCGAAAACCCCGCGACGTACAAGATCGTCGCCTATTCGCTCAATAACGGGGTTAGCGGCGTTTTGAAACATTTCGAAGAGTTGGTGACGTTCGAATCGTCCCTGCACGGATTTTTCAATCTCTACAACATCACCGCGGCAATGGCGGCAGTGCATCTTGTCAGCGGTGAAAGCCTCGAAAAAATTGCCGAGGCGCTGGAGAATTTCGGCGGCGTCAGCGGTCGGATGGAGGTGGTCAGCACCGATCCGCTGGTGATCGTCGACTTTGCCCACACCCCCGATGGGATGGAGCAGGTGCTGGGAGCGCTGAAAGAAAAAGAGGTTCTGGTCGTATTCGGGGCCGGAGGCGACCGCGACCGCACCAAGCGTCCCCTCATGGGACGGGTCGCTTCGGCTTACGCGAAAAAGCTCTACGTCACGAGTGACAATCCGCGGTTCGAGGATCCCGATGCGATTATCGAGGATATCCTCGCCGGGATTGAAGACCGCAGTAACGTCTATGTCGACGTCAATCGGCGCAACGCGATCGCGCAGGCGCTGCGTGATCGCAGCGGCGAGGAAGTGGTGCTCATCCTGGGCAAGGGGGATGAAACAAGCCAGATCATCTACGATCAGCATCTCCCCTTTGACGACCGGGTGGTGGCACGGGAACTTTTGGAACAAAGGTAACACTCGGCTAAAATGCCCCTTAAAAGGTAGAGTTGCGTAACAGAGCTTAATCTCTGCGCGCCGATTTTGGCTATAATGCCGATACTATTTTCCGGTGCGAAAAGCGCCGTGCTATTCAAGGAGGGTCCGATGGGTATCCCACAACCGGCTTTTTATATTTTCAAATGCGAGCAAAGCTCCCCTCCGGGTATGCCCAAGCCAAGCTGCGTGAATCCTCAGACGCAGGATATTTTTCAGCATTTGGCGCAGACGCTGATGCAAAAAGGGCTGATCGCGACCGTCCAGCCCATCCGTACGTCGTGCATGAACCGCTGTAACGTGGGGCCCGTGATGCTTGTAGAACCCGGACACGTCATGTATGCGGGCCTGACCAAAGAAAAAATCAATGAAATCATCGACCGCCATATCATCGGCGGCGAAGTCGTGCAGGAGTACGTGATCCCCGCCGAGCTGTGGGATGCGCCGATTACCCCTGCGGACATGATGAAGCAGATGGGTCGATAAAACGATGCTGATCGAAATGCTCTACAGCAAAATTCATCGTGCCACGGTGACCGATGCCAACCTTAACTACGTCGGTTCGATTACCATCGACGAAGAGCTGCTCGAAGCTTCCAAAATGCGGGTCGGTCAAAAAGTCGAAATCCTCAACATCAACAACGGCGAGCGCTTTTCGACTTACGTGATCCTCGGGGAGCGGGGCAAACGGGACATCTGTCTCAACGGCGCCGCAGCACGGAAAGTCCACAAGGGGGACAAGATCATCATCGTCGCGTATGCCACCTATAACGATGCCGAGCTGGAAAATTACAAACCCACGGTCGTCCTTGTCGACGACGAAAACGGTATTACCGATATTATCGAGAAGATCTGATGTTCGGAAATCTCTCTGAGATGGGCAAAATGTTCGAAGCGCTCCAGTCGCAGGCCAAAGCGATGGAGGAAGAACTCTCCGAACGCCGTTACACCGTCAAAAGCGGCGGCGGCATGGTCAAACTTACCCTCAACGGAAAAGGGGAGGCCATCGATCTGGAGATCGACGATTCCCTCCTTGAAGACAAAGCTTCCCTGCAAATCATTCTCCTCTCCGCCGTGACGGATGCTTATAAAATGGTCGAGGACAACAAAAAACAGCATGCGCTCGGCATGCTCGGAGGGATGAACCCGTTTACGAAATAAACGGGATAAAAGCTCCGGGATGGTACAATTTCGCCAAAAACGGGGAAAGGTAGCGGGTTATGGAAGCGTTTGAAGCCTATCTGTCGGCACATCTCCCCTGCGTCCCCAGTTTCCATCCCCATTACGAGCGCTCGCTTCGCCAGATGCTCGAAGGGGGAGGAAAACGGTTTCGCCCCGCGTTGCTGCTGGGTGTCGTCCGCGCTTTCAATCCGTTGATGCTCGAGGGGGCCTATCCCGTTGCCCTTTCGCTCGAACTGCTGCACACCTATTCGCTGATTCACGACGACCTCCCTTCGATGGACAACGCCGATCTGCGCCGCGGGATGCCGACGCTGCACACGACGTACGACGAGGTGAGTGCGATACTCGCCGGAGACGCCCTCAATACCTACGCGTTCGAGGTCCTCTCCAACGCGCCGCTGAGTGAGCGCGTCATCGTCAGGCTGGTGCGTGAACTCTCCTCCAACGGAGGAGTGTCGGGCATGGTGCTGGGGCAGGCGATCGACTGCCATTTCGAAAACACTCCGCTGGACGTCGAACAGGTCCGTTTTCTCCACATTCACAAAACGGGCAAATTGATCGCCGCGTCGCTCAAGATGGGGGCCATCGTGGCCGGGCGCGACGATATGGCCGAACGTCTCTACGATTTCGGGATCGATCTTGGATTGCTGTTTCAGATCCAGGACGACATCCTCGACGTGACGATGAGCAGCGAAGAGGCCGGGAAAACGACGAACAACGATTCGGCGAAAAACAGTTTCGTGACGCTGCTGGGCTATGACGAGGCGCTGCGACAGGCCGATGAACTGGCGCAGAAGCTGCTGGGCATGATGGAGAGTTTTGACGAGAGTTTACGGCGTGAACTCTCCCCAACACTGATCCACTACATCAATCGACATAAGGAACAAGTATGAGCAACGCAATGCGTCAAAAGATGGCGGATACAATCCGTTTTTTAGCCGCGGACATGGTACAACAGGCCAACTCGGGCCACCCCGGGGCTCCGATGGGGCTGGCGGACATTGCCGTCGTCCTCTCCGAACACCTGAACCACAATCCCAAAAACCCAAAATGGCTCAACCGCGACCGTCTGGTCTTCTCCGGCGGACACGGGACGGGGCTCATTTATTCGCTTTATTACCTCTGGGGATACGGTCTGGAGATGGAAGATCTCCAATCTTTCCGCCAGCTCGATTCCGCAACTCCCGGGCATCCCGAATACGGTCATACGGCCGGGGTAGAGATTACGACGGGGCCTCTGGGACAAGGTGTTGCGAACGCCGTCGGATTTGCGATGGCGGCTTCCTATGTCGGCCAGAAGGTCAATTCGGAAACGGCAAAATTGATCGATCACAACGTCTATTGTCTCTGCGGTGACGGCGACCTGGAAGAGGGGATCAGTTACGAGGCGTGTTCGCTTGCGGGGCATCTGGGGCTTGAGAACCTGATTTTGATTTACGATTCCAACCGCATCACGATCGAAGGATCGACCGAGCTGAGCATCAGTGAAAACATCCGCGGCCGTTTCGAGTCGCAAAACTGGGCCGTTCTTGAAATCGACGGGCACAATTTCGACGAGATCGACGGCGCGATCACGCAGGCCAAGCTAATGAGCCGGCCGGTTCTCATCATCGCCAACACGGTGATCGCCAAGGGGGG
The window above is part of the Campylobacterota bacterium genome. Proteins encoded here:
- the rpsM gene encoding 30S ribosomal protein S13, which gives rise to MARIAGVDLPKKKRIEYGLTYIYGIGLHTSRKILDATGIDYNKRVYELSEDEAATIAKEIRNSGIAVEGDLRKEVAMDIKALMDLGSYRGLRHRKGLPCRGQKTKTNARTRKGKKKTVGSATK
- a CDS encoding YbaB/EbfC family nucleoid-associated protein, yielding MFGNLSEMGKMFEALQSQAKAMEEELSERRYTVKSGGGMVKLTLNGKGEAIDLEIDDSLLEDKASLQIILLSAVTDAYKMVEDNKKQHALGMLGGMNPFTK
- the rpsK gene encoding 30S ribosomal protein S11, yielding MAKRKATRKKIVKKNIAKGIVHILASFNNTLVTVTDEMGNMIAWSSAGSLGFKGSKKSTPFAAQQAVEAAMEKAMVHGIKEVGIKVQGPGSGRETAVKSVGAIEGVRVSFMKDVTPLPHNGCRAPKRRRV
- the panD gene encoding aspartate 1-decarboxylase, whose amino-acid sequence is MLIEMLYSKIHRATVTDANLNYVGSITIDEELLEASKMRVGQKVEILNINNGERFSTYVILGERGKRDICLNGAAARKVHKGDKIIIVAYATYNDAELENYKPTVVLVDDENGITDIIEKI
- a CDS encoding DNA-directed RNA polymerase subunit alpha, whose amino-acid sequence is MKKIKTSPLLPKEFVVEQINANEANIIAYPFETGFAVSLAHPLRRFLLSSSVGYAPIGIKIEGAKHEFDSVRGMLEDISDFIINLKGVRFKLKNGLKEKEITYSFAGPCEISGRDLDNDDVEVVTPNAFLATLNEDANLNFTVKIHQGIGYVPSEDVRDMLGEGFIALDAFFTPVRRATYSIENVLVEDNPNFEKVIINIVTDGQITPVDAFKNALEVMYAQMAVFNSEVSIKAPAVSERADEHPELKRLGARIEELGLSARSFNCLDRSNIKYIGEIVMMSQNDLKEVKNLGKKSFEEILEKINEYGYTVGQELSDDLVSAIKKKIEAE
- a CDS encoding UDP-N-acetylmuramoyl-L-alanyl-D-glutamate--2,6-diaminopimelate ligase, producing the protein MKIEVNAPGFRYISENSAECGSDCAFVLTKQNEKYAEDARSRGTAAFITPSEAWELLGLGRIKVIGITGTNGKTTTASAIYSLLLDLGHKAAMQGTRGFFMNDAPVEGKTLTTPTVLNTYRHMLEAIRAGCGYFVMEVSSHAIEQERIAGIAFDLKILTNITQDHLDYHESLEEYVRVKNLFFADEARKLINKDEPKAQFNIKNAYTYGVENPATYKIVAYSLNNGVSGVLKHFEELVTFESSLHGFFNLYNITAAMAAVHLVSGESLEKIAEALENFGGVSGRMEVVSTDPLVIVDFAHTPDGMEQVLGALKEKEVLVVFGAGGDRDRTKRPLMGRVASAYAKKLYVTSDNPRFEDPDAIIEDILAGIEDRSNVYVDVNRRNAIAQALRDRSGEEVVLILGKGDETSQIIYDQHLPFDDRVVARELLEQR
- the rpmJ gene encoding 50S ribosomal protein L36, translated to MKVRSSVKKMCDDCKIIKRKGVVRVICKTPKHKQRQG
- a CDS encoding polyprenyl synthetase family protein, translating into MEAFEAYLSAHLPCVPSFHPHYERSLRQMLEGGGKRFRPALLLGVVRAFNPLMLEGAYPVALSLELLHTYSLIHDDLPSMDNADLRRGMPTLHTTYDEVSAILAGDALNTYAFEVLSNAPLSERVIVRLVRELSSNGGVSGMVLGQAIDCHFENTPLDVEQVRFLHIHKTGKLIAASLKMGAIVAGRDDMAERLYDFGIDLGLLFQIQDDILDVTMSSEEAGKTTNNDSAKNSFVTLLGYDEALRQADELAQKLLGMMESFDESLRRELSPTLIHYINRHKEQV
- the rplQ gene encoding 50S ribosomal protein L17 → MRHRHGYRKLGRTSAHRAALLKNLSIALIENGKIETTLVKAKELRSFAEKLITTARAGDANAHRAIFAVLQNKEATKTLMNEVAPKYTERNGGYTRIVKTRIRRGDATPMAYIELV
- a CDS encoding (2Fe-2S) ferredoxin domain-containing protein — its product is MGIPQPAFYIFKCEQSSPPGMPKPSCVNPQTQDIFQHLAQTLMQKGLIATVQPIRTSCMNRCNVGPVMLVEPGHVMYAGLTKEKINEIIDRHIIGGEVVQEYVIPAELWDAPITPADMMKQMGR
- a CDS encoding NifU family protein, giving the protein MIPFTDEELIQPVSRVIDKIRPSLALDGGDIAFLTVKNGTIYVQLQGACVGCASSGNTLKYGVERQLRMDIHPELVVINVPHGMENQIDAL
- the rpsD gene encoding 30S ribosomal protein S4, giving the protein MARYRGPVEKIERRFGVSLGLKGERRLAGKSALDKRPYGPGQHGQRRTKISEYGTQLREKQKAKFMYGLSEKQMRSLFAEAKRRTGNTGTNLVILLEQRLDNVVYRMGFATTRRFARQLVNHGHILVDGKRVDIPSYRVKPGQKVEIHEKSKKNNQIVRAVELTNQTGLAPWVDIDQDKVFGIFTRLPEREEVVIPVEERLIVELYSK